Proteins co-encoded in one Brassica rapa cultivar Chiifu-401-42 chromosome A02, CAAS_Brap_v3.01, whole genome shotgun sequence genomic window:
- the LOC103850347 gene encoding transcription factor TGA4 isoform X2 — protein sequence MNTTSTHFVPPRRFEIYETTLNQVSMWEESFKNNGGIFTPNSIIIPTDAKLDSLSEDTSHGTPHKFDQEASTSRHPDKTQRRLAQNREAARKSRLRKKAYVQQLETSRLKLIHLEQELDRARQQGFYEGNRVDTNALGFSDKMSSAFEMEYGHWVEEQNRQISELRTVLQGQVSDVELRLLVDNAMKHYFQLFRMKSAAAKIDVFYIMSGMWKTSAERFFMWIGGFRPSELLKVLLPHFDPLMDQQVLDVCNLRQSCQQAEDAVSQGMEKLQHTLADSVAAGNLGEGSYIPQITCAMERLEALVSFVNQADHLRHETLQQMHRILTTRQAARGLLALGEYFQRLRALSSSWATRQREPT from the exons ATGAATACAACTTCAACACATTTTGTTCCTCCGAGGAGATTTGAAATCTACGAGACTACTCTCAACCAAGTCAGTATGTGGGAAGAGAGTTTCAAGAACAATGGAGGCATATTTACACCTAACTCTATCATCATCCCCACAGATGCAAAACTAGACAGCTTG TCTGAGGATACTTCTCATGGAACTCCTCACAAGTTTGACCAAGAAGCTTCCACATCTAGACATCCTGACAAA ACACAGAGACGGCTAGCACAGAACCGGGAGGCAGCTAGGAAAAGTCGTTTGCGCAAAAAA GCTTATGTTCAGCAGCTAGAGACAAGCAGGTTGAAGCTAATTCATTTAGAGCAAGAACTTGATCGTGCTAGACAACAAGGTTTCTATGAAGGGAACCGAGTAGATACTAATGCTCTTGGTTTCTCAGACAAGATGAGCTCAG CATTTGAGATGGAATATGGACACTGGGTGGAAGAACAGAACAGGCAAATAAGCGAGCTGAGAACCGTTTTACAAGGACAAGTTAGTGATGTAGAGCTTCGTTTGCTAGTTGACAATGCCATGAAACATTACTTTCAACTCTTCCGAATGAAGTCAGCAGCTGCAAAGATCGATGTCTTCTACATCATGTCCGGAATGTGGAAAACTTCAGCAGAGAGGTTTTTCATGTGGATAGGTGGGTTCAGACCCTCGGAGCTCCTCAAG GTTCTGTTACCACATTTTGATCCTTTGATGGATCAACAAGTATTGGATGTGTGCAATCTGAGGCAATCATGTCAACAAGCTGAAGATGCTGTATCTCAAGGCATGGAGAAGCTGCAGCATACATTAGCAGATAGTGTAGCAGCGGGGAATCTCGGTGAAGGAAGTTACATTCCTCAAATAACTTGTGCTATGGAGAGATTGGAAGCTTTGGTCAGTTTTGTGAATCAG GCTGATCATCTTAGACATGAGACATTGCAACAGATGCATCGGATCTTAACCACTAGACAAGCGGCTAGGGGTTTGTTAGCATTAGGTGAGTATTTCCAACGGTTAAGAGCTTTAAGCTCGAGTTGGGCGACTCGGCAAC
- the LOC103850344 gene encoding inactive TPR repeat-containing thioredoxin TTL3-like — translation MAEKPVEKRSRRGLLGAVFGKRGLWSKKCTADKGNHKSTTSTSIASTECTANIQFTKSPATELNPNKLQDHKVPPEPIQKPISKPSSNQNPNNHQLGNNGSHQHINNQWPVQQQAKKVPRESIGLSGELESMINDNQKAKGIRASSSNVMFGNLGNLKQPGTTSVGNQTTVQNKGYGNNTGGSYGVRNTMKEERQTAVSTNQDQPGSLCRAISTRMDPETLKIMGNEDYRNGNFAEALALYDAAIAIDPKKAAYRSNKSAALTALGRIIEAVFECREAIRMEPHYHRAHHRLSNLYLRLGEVDNSIYHVKHSGPEADQEDILKAKTVQTHLNRCTEAKRLRDWRTLIKETENTIASGADAAPQVYALQAEAFLKSYRHQEADDALSRCPVFDVEMSTKYYGPIGYAGFLVVWAQVHMSSGRFGEAVEAIQRANKLDRNNREVSMVLRRVQAVTAARSKGNDFFKAGRFQEASTAYGEGLDHDSRNSVLLCNRAACLSKMGQFHRAVEDSTNALTVRPAYTKARLRRADCNAKLGNWEAAIGDYEILRKETPEDEEVLRALSESKMQLVKRRGHES, via the exons ATGGCAGAAAAGCCAGTGGAGAAAAGGTCACGTCGAGGGCTGTTGGGTGCTGTGTTTGGTAAACGTGGCTTGTGGTCCAAGAAATGTACGGCGGATAAGGGAAACCATAAAAGCACAACGAGTACCAGCATTGCCTCCACAGAATGCACCGCTAATATTCAGTTCACCAAATCTCCAGCAACCGAATTAAACCCAAATAAGCTTCAAGATCATAAAGTCCCACCTGAACCGATACAAAAACCTATTTCAAAACCCTCATCGAATCAAAACCCTAATAACCATCAGTTAGGCAACAATGGGAGTCACCAACATATTAATAATCAATGGCCGGTCCAACAACAAGCGAAGAAGGTGCCAAGGGAATCTATCGGTTTATCAGGTGAGCTAGAGAGCATGATCAACGACAACCAGAAAGCTAAAGGGATAAGAGCATCTTCAAGCAATGTGATGTTTGGCAACCTTGGGAACTTGAAGCAGCCAGGAACAACATCGGTTGGGAACCAAACAACTGTTCAAAACAAAGGATACGGTAATAATACCGGTGGAAGCTACGGGGTGAGGAATACAATGAAAGAGGAAAGACAAACTGCGGTTTCAACTAATCAAGATCAGCCAGGGTCTTTGTGTAGGGCGATATCTACAAGAATGGATCCAGAGACTTTGAAGATAATGGGGAATGAAGATTACAGGAACGGAAACTTTGCTGAAGCGTTAGCGTTGTATGATGCTGCCATAGCCATCGATCCAAAGAAGGCTGCGTATAGAAGCAACAAAAGTGCGGCGTTGACGGCATTGGGAAGAATCATTGAGGCAGTGTTTGAGTGTAGAGAGGCAATTAGAATGGAGCCTCATTACCATAGAGCTCATCATCGGTTGTCTAACTTGTACCTCAG GTTGGGAGAGGTGGACAACTCAATATATCATGTTAAGCATTCGGGTCCAGAAGCAGATCAAGAAGACATTTTGAAGGCCAAAACGGTTCAGACTCATCTCAACAGATGCACCGAAGCCAAAAGATTGCGAGATTGGAGAACTCTGATCAAAGAAACCGAGAACACTATAGCTTCAGGCGCAGACGCAGCTCCTCAAGTATATGCATTGCAAGCAGAGGCATTCTTGAAGAGTTATAGACATCAAGAGGCCGATGATGCTTTGTCTAGATGTCCGGTTTTCGATGTGGAAATGAGCACAAAATACTACGGACCGATCGGTTACGCCGGTTTCTTGGTCGTCTGGGCTCAGGTTCACATGTCATCCGGAAG ATTTGGAGAAGCCGTTGAGGCGATTCAACGAGCTAACAAGCTGGACAGGAACAACAGGGAAGTAAGCATGGTTCTCCGGCGTGTGCAGGCCGTAACCGCAGCGCGATCAAAAGGCAACGATTTCTTCAAAGCGGGACGGTTTCAAGAAGCTAGCACAGCTTATGGTGAAGGATTAGACCATGACTCAAGAAACTCAGTCTTGCTATGTAACAGAGCAGCTTGTCTATCCAAAATGGGACAGTTCCACAGAGCCGTAGAGGATTCCACGAATGCACTCACCGTCCGTCCTGCCTACACCAAGGCTCGACTGAGAAGAGCCGACTGTAACGCTAAG CTTGGGAACTGGGAAGCAGCAATTGGAGACTACGAGATATTGAGAAAAGAGACACCTGAAGACGAGGAAGTACTCAGAGCATTGTCAGAGTCCAAGATGCAGCTAGTGAAACGACGTGGACATGAATCTTGA
- the LOC103850347 gene encoding transcription factor TGA4 isoform X1 — MNTTSTHFVPPRRFEIYETTLNQVSMWEESFKNNGGIFTPNSIIIPTDAKLDSLSEDTSHGTPHKFDQEASTSRHPDKTQRRLAQNREAARKSRLRKKAYVQQLETSRLKLIHLEQELDRARQQGFYEGNRVDTNALGFSDKMSSGIVAFEMEYGHWVEEQNRQISELRTVLQGQVSDVELRLLVDNAMKHYFQLFRMKSAAAKIDVFYIMSGMWKTSAERFFMWIGGFRPSELLKVLLPHFDPLMDQQVLDVCNLRQSCQQAEDAVSQGMEKLQHTLADSVAAGNLGEGSYIPQITCAMERLEALVSFVNQADHLRHETLQQMHRILTTRQAARGLLALGEYFQRLRALSSSWATRQREPT, encoded by the exons ATGAATACAACTTCAACACATTTTGTTCCTCCGAGGAGATTTGAAATCTACGAGACTACTCTCAACCAAGTCAGTATGTGGGAAGAGAGTTTCAAGAACAATGGAGGCATATTTACACCTAACTCTATCATCATCCCCACAGATGCAAAACTAGACAGCTTG TCTGAGGATACTTCTCATGGAACTCCTCACAAGTTTGACCAAGAAGCTTCCACATCTAGACATCCTGACAAA ACACAGAGACGGCTAGCACAGAACCGGGAGGCAGCTAGGAAAAGTCGTTTGCGCAAAAAA GCTTATGTTCAGCAGCTAGAGACAAGCAGGTTGAAGCTAATTCATTTAGAGCAAGAACTTGATCGTGCTAGACAACAAGGTTTCTATGAAGGGAACCGAGTAGATACTAATGCTCTTGGTTTCTCAGACAAGATGAGCTCAG GGATTGTAGCATTTGAGATGGAATATGGACACTGGGTGGAAGAACAGAACAGGCAAATAAGCGAGCTGAGAACCGTTTTACAAGGACAAGTTAGTGATGTAGAGCTTCGTTTGCTAGTTGACAATGCCATGAAACATTACTTTCAACTCTTCCGAATGAAGTCAGCAGCTGCAAAGATCGATGTCTTCTACATCATGTCCGGAATGTGGAAAACTTCAGCAGAGAGGTTTTTCATGTGGATAGGTGGGTTCAGACCCTCGGAGCTCCTCAAG GTTCTGTTACCACATTTTGATCCTTTGATGGATCAACAAGTATTGGATGTGTGCAATCTGAGGCAATCATGTCAACAAGCTGAAGATGCTGTATCTCAAGGCATGGAGAAGCTGCAGCATACATTAGCAGATAGTGTAGCAGCGGGGAATCTCGGTGAAGGAAGTTACATTCCTCAAATAACTTGTGCTATGGAGAGATTGGAAGCTTTGGTCAGTTTTGTGAATCAG GCTGATCATCTTAGACATGAGACATTGCAACAGATGCATCGGATCTTAACCACTAGACAAGCGGCTAGGGGTTTGTTAGCATTAGGTGAGTATTTCCAACGGTTAAGAGCTTTAAGCTCGAGTTGGGCGACTCGGCAAC
- the LOC103850343 gene encoding putative ETHYLENE INSENSITIVE 3-like 4 protein — MVEVEELEPLSPVEDGDEGEEEEEEDISYDDLKRRMWKDQNLMEKLKQQKRDNTDVVSLPTHRAEASRRKKMARSQDSVLKYMMKIMEVCKAKGFVYGIVPEKGKPITGSSDSLRRWWKENVDFDQNAPNAVAGYLTLAAAAAELIEKEPSSLLHMLQELQDTTLGSLLSALMQHCAPPQRRFPLEKGIAPPWWPTGTELWWGEQGAAHEQGVPPYRKPHDLRKSWKVSVLAAVIKHMSPNLGRVRRLARQSKCLQDKMMAKETDTWSRVLNQEEALLNIKDLKISEDQEASGSKTKRKGDNIIEPSKSVYTCQNSSCPKSDASLGFMDKNSRTGHEIQCLYGSSSQSTGETSSVLETAPSIGTNTTSEDDYSASSSAMGKRDHDDHSNWLDYLWYERMQQEFNFSRRLEDVDDDTAVDLNQLLESDQSSDNVDHNNFSVWDMGCEDKDIYMFDY, encoded by the coding sequence ATGGTTGAAGTCGAAGAATTAGAACCACTTAGTCCCGTTGAAGACGGAgacgaaggagaagaagaagaagaggaagacatAAGCTACGATGACCTCAAAAGACGAATGTGGAAAGACCAAAACCTCATGGAGAAGCTCAAGCAGCAGAAACGAGACAACACCGACGTCGTTTCGCTTCCAACGCACCGAGCCGAAGCTTCACGTCGCAAGAAGATGGCTCGTTCGCAAGACTCGGTGTTGAAGTACATGATGAAGATCATGGAGGTTTGCAAAGCGAAAGGGTTTGTCTACGGTATCGTACCGGAAAAGGGTAAACCGATAACCGGTTCTTCCGATAGTTTAAGACGTTGGTGGAAAGAAAACGTTGATTTCGACCAAAACGCTCCAAACGCTGTCGCTGGTTACTTAACACTCGCGGCTGCTGCGGCTGAGCTGATCGAGAAGGAGCCATCGAGTTTATTACACATGTTACAAGAGTTACAAGACACGACTCTAGGCTCGTTGTTATCGGCGTTAATGCAACACTGCGCGCCGCCGCAACGACGGTTTCCGTTAGAGAAAGGCATCGCGCCTCCGTGGTGGCCGACGGGGACGGAGCTTTGGTGGGGAGAGCAAGGAGCGGCTCACGAGCAGGGCGTGCCGCCGTATCGTAAGCCGCACGATTTGAGGAAGTCTTGGAAAGTTAGCGTTCTCGCGGCTGTGATCAAACACATGTCGCCTAACTTGGGAAGAGTGAGACGTCTCGCGAGACAATCCAAATGTTTACAAGATAAGATGATGGCTAAGGAGACTGATACTTGGTCTCGCGTATTAAACCAAGAAGAGGCTCTTCTAAATATCAAAGACCTCAAGATCTCGGAGGATCAAGAAGCTTCCGGGTCCAAGACCAAGAGAAAAGGTGATAATATTATAGAACCGTCTAAGAGTGTTTACACTTGCCAAAATTCGAGCTGTCCGAAGAGTGATGCGAGTCTTGGATTCATGGACAAGAACTCGAGAACGGGCCATGAGATCCAGTGTCTCTACGGGTCTTCGAGCCAGAGCACGGGAGAGACAAGCTCCGTGCTCGAAACAGCACCAAGTATTGGTACTAATACGACTAGTGAAGATGATTATAGTGCGAGCTCGAGCGCAATGGGCAAGCGAGATCATGATGATCATAGCAATTGGTTGGATTATTTATGGTACGAGAGGATGCAACAAGAGTTTAATTTCTCTAGGAGATTAGAAGATGTTGATGATGATACTGCGGTGGACTTGAACCAACTACTGGAATCAGATCAGTCGTCTGACAATGTGGACCACAATAATTTTTCAGTTTGGGATATGGGTTGTGAAGACAAAGACATATATATGTTCGATTATTAA
- the LOC103850342 gene encoding protein DOWNSTREAM OF FLC, which translates to MEMARSSVPLIAVLCVSLLPLAAMAIGTPFHIEGSVYCDTCRFGFETVATKYITGARVRILCKDRVTLKQDVVGEAVTGHRGIYKVAVKGDRQDQQCFAELVHSPLRKCQVPDPGRSTATVILTRSNGAASTRHFANAMGFFRDEPLRGCAALRRYYLADGDSRAI; encoded by the exons ATGGAGATGGCTAGATCATCTGTACCTCTGATCGCTGTGTTGTGTGTTTCGCTACTACCACTTGCGGCCATGGCGATTGGAACGCCATTCCACATTGAAGGAAGTGTTTACTGCGACACTTGCCGCTTTGGATTCGAGACAGTCGCCACAAAATATATCACCG GGGCAAGAGTGAGGATATTGTGCAAAGACAGAGTGACATTGAAACAGGATGTAGTTGGTGAGGCGGTGACGGGACACAGAGGAATCTACAAGGTCGCCGTCAAAGGAGACCGACAAGACCAGCAATGTTTTGCGGAGCTCGTCCATAGTCCCCTCCGCAAATGCCAAGTGCCCGATCCTGGCCGTAGCACGGCCACTGTGATCCTCACGCGCTCCAACGGTGCCGCCTCTACTCGCCACTTTGCCAACGCCATGGGCTTCTTCCGGGACGAACCACTCCGTGGTTGCGCCGCTCTCCGCAGATACTACCTCGCCGATGGTGATTCCCGGGCTATTTGA
- the LOC103850345 gene encoding regulation of nuclear pre-mRNA domain-containing protein 1A: MSTVFSEEILIDKLAKLNSTQQSIETLSHWCIFNRVKAELIVTTWEKQFHSTEMAQKVPLLYLANDILQNSKRQGNEFVQEFWNVLPKAVKDIVSQGDDRDKGVVSRLVKIWEDRKVFGSRSKNLRDVMLGEDCPLPLDVSKKRPRGSKSSKRDSKSSRTKVSSGGGVAEKISSAYHLVVAENSNEEAEMSKCKSAVKRIRKMEKDVEEACSTVKDNPKRKSLAKELEEEEYLLRQCVEKLKSVQGSRTSLVNQLKDALREQESELENLEAQIQVAQEQTEEAQKMQKRLKDEDYVSKPPTIAPGSVSATETTDNNNSTKSGQTSKMTPASIAAMLTASTSSHMIMQSVLSSFAAEATKTSGLSKPESTVPVSDSNAFVPSYNNPQNQTPITQGQGQYHLISNPAAPQQFLKQPVMNNPYGFGNIPLMPPGLPPPPPPPHMQQPQIPQSNSAQQQQPQQGSTFQPPGIMYYGAPHHS; encoded by the exons ATGAGTACTGTATTCAGCGAAGAGATCCTAATCGACAAGCTCGCGAAGCTCAACAGCACTCAACAATCCATCGAAA CTCTATCGCATTGGTGTATATTCAATCGGGTCAAAGCCGAACTGATCGTGACGACATGGGAGAAGCAGTTTCACAGCACGGAGATGGCTCAGAAAGTGCCTCTTTTGTATTTGGCTAATGATATTCTCCAGAACAGTAAGCGTCAGGGTAACGAGTTCGTGCAGGAGTTTTGGAATGTTCTTCCTAAGGCGGTTAAAGATATTGTCTCTCAGGGAGATGATCGTGACAAAGGCGTCGTCTCTCGTTTG GTGAAGATATGGGAAGATAGAAAAGTGTTTGGATCACGTTCGAAGAATCTTAGGGACGTGATGCTTGGAGAAGATTGCCCTTTGCCACTTGATGTCAGCAAGAAGCGTCCTCGTGGATCCAAATCCTCAAAACGTGATTCAAAGTCGTCCAGAACG AAAGTATCAAGTGGAGGAGGTGTGGCTGAGAAGATATCATCAGCATATCATTTGGTTGTTGCAGAAAACTCGAATGAAGAAGCTGAGATGAGTAAATGCAAGTCTGCAGTTAAACGTATCAGGAAGATGGAGAAAGATGTTGAAGAAGCTTGCTCTACTG TGAAAGACAACCCTAAGAGAAAATCACTGGCGAAAGAATTGGAAGAGGAAGAATACCTTTTGAGACAATGTGTTGAGAAGCTTAAATCTGTTCAAGGAAGTAGAACTTCCCTTGTTAACCAGCTTAAAGACGCACTACGAGAACAG GAATCTGAACTGGAGAATCTTGAAGCTCAGATTCAG GTAGCACAAGAACAAACAGAGGAAGCTCAAAAGATGCAGAAACGTCTCAAAGATGAGGATTATGTATCAAAACCACCAACCATTGCTCCGGGCTCAGTCTCTGCAACTGAGACAACTGATAACAACAACAGCACTAAGTCTGGTCAAACATCAAAGATGACGCCTGCTTCTATAGCAGCGATGCTCACAGCATCCACCTCATCACACATGATCATGCAATCTGTTCTCTCTTCATTCGCAGCTGAAGCAACAAAGACTTCTGGTCTATCCAAACCAGAGAGCACAGTTCCCGTTTCAGACAGTAATGCTTTTGTTCCTTCTTACAACAACCCCCAGAACCAGACACCTATAACACAAGGTCAAGGTCAGTACCACTTGATCTCTAATCCAGCAGCACCACAACAGTTTCTAAAACAGCCGGTAATGAACAATCCTTATGGCTTTGGTAACATTCCGTTAATGCCACCTGGACTCCCGCCGCCTCCACCACCACCCCATATGCAACAGCCTCAGATTCCTCAGTCGAACTCagctcaacaacaacaacctcaACAAGGTTCAACTTTCCAGCCACCGGGAATAATGTATTATGGAGCTCCACACCATTCTTAA